In a single window of the Streptomyces sp. NBC_00094 genome:
- a CDS encoding NarK/NasA family nitrate transporter, which translates to MATTGFTLTFWAWDLIAPIAGWYGDRLGLSSFQQSLLVAVPVLVGSLGRIPAGALTDRYGAKLMFPVVSALTIIPVLLLIVAKDSYALMLVVGFLLGLGGTTFAIGIPLVNSWFPPAKRGLALGVFGMGMGGVALSGYFTPRIAKHGENLPFIVVAIALAVYAVLAAFLITDRPDRPVPTASLATRLGAAGRLRVTWELSALYAIGFGGIVAFGVYLPTYLKTWYELDPTDAGTKAAGFALVTVVFRPIGGWLSDRVHPAVVTAAALGVVALFAIVQAFEPKLNPGGTIALLVMAAGLGTASGSVFALVSQVTPQAKVGSVTGIVGAMGGLGGFVPPLVMGAIYSAKGSYSIGFMLLSDLALAGCVYAYGRMRGIRPDGDEPRPEPTKITARTP; encoded by the coding sequence ATGGCCACCACCGGCTTCACCCTCACCTTCTGGGCGTGGGACCTGATCGCGCCGATCGCCGGCTGGTACGGCGACCGGCTCGGACTCAGCTCCTTCCAGCAGTCGCTGCTCGTGGCGGTGCCCGTTCTGGTCGGCTCGCTCGGCCGCATCCCTGCGGGCGCCCTGACCGACAGGTACGGCGCGAAGCTGATGTTCCCGGTCGTCTCGGCGCTGACGATCATCCCGGTCCTGCTGCTGATCGTGGCCAAGGACAGCTACGCCCTGATGCTGGTCGTCGGCTTCCTCCTCGGCCTGGGCGGCACGACCTTCGCCATCGGCATCCCGCTGGTCAACTCCTGGTTCCCGCCCGCCAAGCGCGGTCTGGCGCTCGGCGTGTTCGGCATGGGCATGGGCGGGGTGGCGCTCTCCGGCTACTTCACGCCCAGGATCGCGAAGCACGGCGAGAACCTCCCCTTCATCGTGGTGGCGATCGCGCTCGCCGTGTACGCGGTGCTCGCCGCCTTCCTCATCACCGACCGCCCCGACCGCCCCGTGCCCACCGCCTCCCTCGCGACCCGCCTCGGCGCGGCGGGGCGGCTGCGGGTGACCTGGGAGCTGTCGGCGCTGTACGCGATCGGCTTCGGCGGCATCGTCGCCTTCGGCGTCTACCTGCCGACGTACCTGAAGACCTGGTACGAGCTCGACCCGACGGACGCGGGCACCAAGGCCGCCGGCTTCGCCCTCGTCACCGTCGTCTTCCGGCCGATCGGCGGCTGGCTCTCGGACCGGGTCCATCCTGCGGTCGTGACGGCCGCCGCGCTCGGCGTGGTCGCCCTCTTCGCGATCGTCCAGGCCTTCGAGCCGAAGCTGAACCCGGGCGGCACGATCGCCCTGCTCGTCATGGCCGCAGGCCTCGGCACGGCGAGCGGCTCCGTCTTCGCCCTGGTCTCCCAGGTCACCCCGCAGGCCAAGGTGGGCAGCGTGACCGGCATCGTCGGCGCGATGGGCGGGCTCGGCGGCTTCGTGCCGCCGCTGGTGATGGGCGCGATCTACAGTGCCAAGGGCTCGTACTCGATCGGCTTCATGCTCCTCTCCGACCTGGCGCTCGCGGGCTGTGTGTACGCGTACGGGCGGATGCGCGGGATCCGGCCTGACGGGGACGAGCCGAGGCCCGAGCCGACGAAGATCACAGCGCGGACGCCCTGA
- a CDS encoding acyl-CoA synthetase, producing MSALFPALDARSLAVPSDRPALRCGTDTLTYAELARAAGSLAVRIGGADRVAVWATPSAHTAVAVVAALLAGVPAVPLNPRTGERELAHILGDSAPGLVLAGPGDVLPAGLAGLPRIDVELTPADGSAAAEAVTEPVAEPDDDESPALIVYTSGTTGPPKGVVLSRRAISASLDALADAWAWTGDDVLVHALPLFHVHGLILGILGPLRRGGEVRHLGAFSVEGVARELGAGGGTMLFGVPTMYHRIADALAGDPRLGDALAGARLLVSGSAALPVHDHERITAATGRTVVERYGMTETLMNTSVVPGSGPRPGTVGTPLAGVGLRLVDEDGSVLGGYDGETVGEVQVRGPNLFSGYLNRPDATAEAFDDGWFRTGDMAVREADGSVRLVGRKATDLIKSGGYKIGAGEIENALLDHPGVLEAAVTGEPDPDLGERIVAWVVPTDAAKPPAEAELTEHVAGLLAPHKRPRVVRYLDALPRNDMGKILKKALPVPLSTGDGRA from the coding sequence GTGAGTGCGCTCTTCCCCGCCCTGGACGCCCGTTCCCTGGCGGTCCCGTCCGACCGGCCCGCGCTGCGCTGCGGCACGGACACCCTGACGTACGCCGAACTGGCCCGGGCCGCCGGTTCCCTGGCGGTACGGATCGGAGGCGCGGACCGGGTCGCCGTCTGGGCCACGCCGAGCGCGCACACGGCGGTCGCGGTGGTGGCCGCCCTGCTCGCGGGCGTGCCCGCCGTACCGCTCAATCCGCGCACGGGCGAGCGGGAGCTGGCGCACATCCTGGGCGACAGTGCGCCGGGCCTGGTGCTCGCGGGTCCGGGCGACGTCCTGCCCGCCGGGCTCGCGGGGCTCCCCCGGATCGACGTGGAGCTCACCCCCGCCGACGGGTCCGCCGCGGCGGAAGCGGTGACGGAACCGGTGGCGGAACCGGACGACGACGAGTCCCCCGCCCTGATCGTCTACACCTCCGGCACCACCGGCCCGCCGAAGGGCGTCGTGCTCTCCCGGCGGGCGATCTCCGCATCCCTCGACGCGCTGGCCGACGCCTGGGCGTGGACGGGCGACGACGTCCTCGTGCACGCGCTGCCGCTGTTCCACGTCCACGGGCTGATCCTCGGGATCCTGGGCCCGCTGCGGCGGGGCGGCGAGGTCCGCCACCTGGGTGCGTTCTCCGTGGAGGGCGTGGCCCGGGAGCTGGGCGCCGGGGGCGGCACGATGCTGTTCGGCGTACCGACCATGTACCACCGGATCGCGGACGCGCTCGCCGGGGACCCCCGCCTCGGGGACGCCCTGGCGGGTGCGCGGCTCCTCGTCTCCGGGTCGGCGGCGCTGCCCGTCCACGACCACGAGCGGATCACGGCGGCGACGGGCCGGACGGTCGTCGAGCGGTACGGGATGACCGAGACGCTCATGAACACCAGCGTCGTGCCGGGCTCCGGCCCGCGCCCCGGGACCGTCGGTACCCCGCTCGCGGGCGTCGGCCTGCGGCTGGTGGACGAGGACGGCTCCGTGCTCGGCGGGTACGACGGGGAGACGGTCGGCGAGGTGCAGGTGCGCGGTCCGAACCTCTTCTCCGGCTATCTGAACCGGCCGGACGCGACGGCGGAGGCCTTCGACGACGGCTGGTTCCGCACCGGCGACATGGCGGTCCGGGAGGCGGACGGCTCGGTGCGTCTGGTGGGCCGCAAGGCGACCGACCTGATCAAGAGCGGCGGCTACAAGATCGGGGCGGGCGAGATCGAGAACGCGCTCCTCGACCACCCCGGCGTCCTGGAGGCGGCCGTCACGGGCGAACCGGACCCGGACCTGGGCGAGCGGATCGTGGCCTGGGTGGTGCCGACGGACGCGGCGAAGCCCCCGGCGGAGGCGGAGCTCACGGAGCACGTGGCGGGGCTGCTCGCCCCGCACAAGCGGCCCCGGGTGGTGCGCTACCTCGACGCGCTCCCCCGCAACGACATGGGCAAGATCCTGAAGAAGGCGCTCCCGGTGCCGTTGAGCACGGGTGACGGGCGCGCGTGA